One Rosa chinensis cultivar Old Blush chromosome 5, RchiOBHm-V2, whole genome shotgun sequence genomic region harbors:
- the LOC112203158 gene encoding LOW QUALITY PROTEIN: wall-associated receptor kinase 3 (The sequence of the model RefSeq protein was modified relative to this genomic sequence to represent the inferred CDS: deleted 2 bases in 1 codon): LYAGVSIGLLVLFVGISWICLGIKRRQYTKLKEKYFKENGGLLLLQQLASHAGTVDTTKIFSTEELEKATNSYHESRILGEGGYGTVYKGILPDDKVVAIKKSKGGAPTQSDQFVNEVIVLSQINHRNVVKLLGCCLETEVPLLVYEFITHGTLYEHIHYKRSSLSFELRMKIAVETAEALAYLHSSTSNPIIHRDVKAENILLDDAYTAKVSDFGASRLVPSGQTEIQTLVLGTFGYLDPEYLQSNQVPEYLQSNQLTEKSDVYSFGVVLVELLTSKVALSKDRCLTSIFISSMDEDCLNQILDDDIVNEGNIETGKNVASPFGFSCNPNGHYRPTRKQTMYLHLIKKL; encoded by the exons TTATATGCAGGTGTAAGTATAGGCTTATTGGTTTTATTTGTGGGGATTTCGTGGATATGTTTAGGGATAAAGAGAAGACAATACACTAAACTCAAAGAAAAGTACTTCAAAGAGAATGGTGGCTTATTGTTACTGCAACAACTTGCTAGTCATGCAGGCACTGTGGATACAACAAAAATCTTTTCCACAGAAGAACTTGAGAAGGCAACAAACAGTTACCACGAGAGTAGAATCCTTGGAGAAGGAGGCTATGGAACAGTTTACAAAGGAATACTACCAGATGACAAAGTGGTGGCCATAAAGAAGTCAAAAGGTGGTGCCCCAACCCAAAGTGATCAGTTTGTTAACGAGGTGATTGTTCTTTCTCAAATAAACCACAGAAATGTGGTGAAGCTACTAGGTTGTTGTTTAGAGACAGAAGTGCCTTTACTAGTATATGAGTTCATCACCCATGGAACTCTTTATGAGCATATTCATTATAAAAGATCATCATTGTCATTCGAATTACGAATGAAGATAGCAGTTGAAACAGCAGAAGCACTAGCATACTTACACTCCTCAACTTCAAATCCAATCATACATCGAGATGTGAAAGCAGAAAATATACTCTTAGATGATGCTTATACAGCAAAAGTGTCAGACTTTGGAGCTTCACGATTGGTTCCATCAGGTCAAACTGAAATACAAACTCTAGTGCTAGGGACATTCGGTTACCTAGACCCTGAATATCTGCAATCGAACCAGGTA CCTGAATATCTGCAATCGAACCAACTAACAGAAAAGAGTGACGTCTACAGCTTTGGAGTTGTCCTAGTGGAGCTACTAACAAGCAAAGTGGCACTTTCTAAGGACAGATGCTTAACAAGCATCTTTATTTCTTCCATGGATGAAGATTGCTTGAATCAAATTCTTGATGATGACATTGTGAACGAGGGAAACATTGAGACAGGAAAAAATGTAGCCAGTCCATTTGGATTTTCATGTAATCCAAATGGACATTATAGACCAACGAGAAAGCAAACAATGTACTTACATTTAATCAAAAAGCTTTGA